The Chryseobacterium sp. JV274 sequence TTATTTTGTTTGATATTGAATACATCTGAATGAATTTATGGCTGAATAACTGTGCCCACTAAGTTAGGATATTTTCCGCTTGGACTTTTCTTGATGGTAACTTTTATATAGCCTTCTTCTGCTAGCTTATTCCACGTTTTCTGATAACCAGTGTTGATGTCAATCGGAATTTTCCACATGGTTTGCTTTCCTTTACCCGCCTGGCTAAACCAAGGAATAATGTCTGCTGTCTGTGTTTTAAACTGCATTGAATTGTTCAAGACATCAATCTCATAATAGAAGTCGTACTTGTCTTCAGGCTGGTTTAATGCTCTTTGGGTAAACGTATAGGTATATCCGTTGATGATAGGACTTGTAAAACTTCCTCCCAAAGTAGGAACACCTGTTCCGTTATAACTGCCTACAGCACCGCTGTATCTGTCAAATTTCTGTCCAGCTTGTAATGCAACATCATCAACGATATTGTAGCCTCCGTTTGCAGGCGGCCATCCGCCGTTTAAATTATTAGCCTTAAAAAGTGATTCCAGCTCGCTCCATTTTCCTCTTTTATAAAGATCATAGGCTTGGTTTCTAAGAGGCTGGCTTGCCGTATTGTTGGGGTCATAAGTTGTTGCCAGTTCATCAGCATTTTTGTAGAATACGGTTGTGACATCCGGATTGGTGTCTATTTCATCATCTCTATCTGAATTACAGGCAATAGAGAACGAAGCAATAGTAAAAAAAAAGAGGTACTTAAATAAATGTTTCATATAAAAATTTTAAATTATTTTAAAAATCAGAGGTATTAGAAGGGGCTGCCTTTTTGAAACATCATTCTTTACAAAAATCTTAAGTGGAAATGTTGATATGAATATTATTAATGTTTTTCCGTTCAAAAAATGATCGGAATCTGCCTTAATAATAGTTTTTTCTGGCAGTAAATTGTTGAAAGATCAATTCAGCCAAAATAGGGTCGAGAGAAGCAACTGTATCAGACGTTCAAAAAACGACTTCGGAGCTCCCTTAAATACAAACTGGGTAAACGGTACAACAAAAGAATATTATTGTTCGATAAATTTAAATTAAAAAACTCAAATACTAGTTATTTTATTTTAAATAAAATATTTTTATGAAATTAGTTACATTCATAAAAATATTTAATATAATATTTTACATTTTGCAAAAATAAAACTGCCCCGTAAAGGGCAGTTTTTTTCACATCGTTTAATTTTAAAAGTTATTAATTTTTAATAAATCTTTTAGTTGATTCTCCAATTTGAAGCATATAAGCACCTTTAATTAGATTGCTTACATTCACAGAGCCTCTCTGAAGTTTTCCTGAGTCAATTAGTTTTCCACCCATATCGAAGATTTTATAGTCTTCTGAAGTTGTATTGGAAACATAAAGTACATCTCTTACAGGGTTTGGATAAAGCTTAATATCTGTGATCAGATCTTTTGTATTCTGAAGATCTCCTTTTCCTGAAGAAACGATATTAAGAGTGTAATCTTCAACCTGGCCATACGTGAAAGCTTCACATGATGAAGTAGGTATTGAACTGTATTTCATCATTACTCTCATTCTTGTAGATCCAACAGTTGCTGTAGCTGGAATTGTGATAGATCCTGTTACTGGGCTTGTTGTAGATCCTGCTTTTGTCCATGCTAATTCTCCACTGTCTGTAAAGTCTCCATCACCGTTGTAATCAATATAAACAGCATATGCTTCGCTATATTTTGTAGAGGTCCAAACCGGAGTAACGGAGATCGTATAAGCACTTCCTCTTGTTACATTGGTAGAAACTGAAGTGAAGTTTTCGTAACCAGCTGTTCCTGTAGAAGTATTATTAATAGATCCAAATGTTACATTTCCGATTCTTTCATCTGCTGTGTTAGATGCTGATGAAGAGCAATATGAAACGCTTCCTCCTGCAAGAGTGGTAACACTTACTGTATTGCTGGAAACAGATGCGTTTCCTGCTGCATCTTTTGCTTTAACAGAGAAAGAATAGGTTGTTGATGGAGTAAGTCCTGTTACGGTATATGTAGTAGAAGCTGTAGAACCTATTAATGAAGCCCCTTGATATACATCATATCCGGTAACCCCTACATTATCAGTAGCACCTGACCATGAAAGGTTAGTTGTTGTAGCAGTAGTTCCTGAAGCAGCAAGGGTAGGAGCTGTAGGAGCAACGGTATCAGGAGTTCCGGAACCTGCATTTACAGAGATGTTGGCATTGTTTACATCAAAGAAAATGTGATTTGATCCTTTTACCATAATTCTTCCTGTAGTGGTAGTAGAATTAGGAATAGTAACTGCCTGTGAACCGTCATTTGGTGTTCCTGCCAATAGAGTAGTCCATGTATTTCCACTGTCTGTTGACCAAAGGATATCTACATTGGCTGCATTCACACCATTAGCTGTAGTTCCTGCCACGTTCCATGTAATTGTTTGAGAACTTCCTCCGGCATAGGTTGTGGCTGAGTTCTGAGAAGTTATATTAAATGGTCCCGCAGTTCCGTTAACAGTGATTACGGCATCATCAGAATTATTTCCTGAACCTCCTGCCTTGTTATCACGAACGGTAAATCTGAAGTTTAATGTTCTGGCCACTGAAGAAAGTGCTTCTACTGTGATTTCAGACCCGGCTGTAGTGGTTGCACCTGTTAATACAGAAGCCATTCTTGGGAAGTATCTTGCAGGAGAAGTGGTTGGTGTCCATGATCTGAAGTTCGGTCCTGTAGCTTTTGTTGCACTGGCAGCTGAACTTGCTCCTGTTTGTGAAGAAGAAGCATTGTCCATTTGTTCCCAGATGTAAGTTAGAGAATCTCCGTCAGCATCCGTTCCTGTACCCGTCAGTACGAATGGAGTTCCTTTTGGAATTGTATAATCTAAGCCTGCGCTTGCTGTAGGAATTGAATTTCCTGTATTGGTATTGACAGAACAAGTTTTAGCTTTGATATTATTTGTAATCTGTTGAATACTTATCGCGTGGAAGAACGCATCAGAATGCGGTTGAATATCCTGGCTGGTAATTCCCGCATAGCCCATGATTGTTGATCCTGATCCTGGTTCCATATTGACACCTGTTCCTTCATTGTTCATGGAGAATGTATGATTTCCTCCGAACTGGTGTCCCATTTCGTGAGCCACATAGTCGATATCAAAATTATCTCCTGAAGGAATAGCATCTGCAGGGGAAGTATATCCGCTTCCTTTTGATCCGTTTGTACAGATACAGCCGATACAGCCTGCATTTCCACCGCCTCCTGAAGCTCCGAACAAGTGTCCGATATCATAGTTGGCTTCACCAATTACAGAAGTTAAAGTGCTTTGTAATTGAGAATTCCAGCTGCTCATTCCGGAAGCTGCAGAATAAGGGTCTGTAGATGCGTTGGTGTAGATTACAGCATCGTTATTAGTGATCAGAACCATTCTTGCTGCGAAGTCTTTTTCAAAAACACCGTTTACACGGGTCATTGTGGTGTTCATTGCAGCTAAAGCCTGAGCTTTTGTACCCCCGAAATAAGTAGTGTATTCTCCGGTACATGACAGTGCCAGTCTGAACGTTCTCAGTTTGGCATCATCAGCGTTAGGTCTTGCAGCAAGAGCAGAGTTGGAAACTCCTTTCTGTGCAGCATCTACTACTGTACATTCAAACTTGTTAAGATCATCTTTTTTGTCAGATTTTCTGTACACTACATAAGAAGAAAGATCTTTAGTGTAAGGTTCAATGAAAACCGCAGATTTATCACCGTAAATTTCCATTGATGACAGTCCTAGTGGGGAAACACTGAAATAGACTGTGGAATTAGGATCATCCAGACCTTGTCCTACATAGGATTTGATATCCGGATATTTTGCTGCCAACTCAGGAGCAAAATTGGAATTCTCCCTCACTTTAAAATTTTCCATTCTGCCTTCAGAATTTGGAAAAGAGATGATGAGTTCTGATTTTTCGCCTACAGCCAGTCTTTTGGGAGCTTTTGCAAGAGCATTTTTCAATCCGTTGATGTCCAGGTTGTAAACCTTAGGATTGCTGATGCCTGTTTTGTTTTCAAAAATCTCTGATGAAGTTTTTCTGGAACCTTCAGACCAAAGACGGTCAGTCTGTGCGAAAGAAATACCCGAAATAAGGAGCATTCCAATCAACGTTAATTGTTTTTTCATATTAAATATTAAATTTGATTGTGGAATATCAAAGCTAACGAAAAATATATTATCAAAAACAAAATTTTTTAAGAGAAATTTAGAATGTTGACTTAGAATACTATGCAGTACATTGAATATAATTGAAAAAGCTTATTAATAAAAGAAAAATGAAATGATGAAATGTGCTTTAATTTTTTAAAAAAATAAAATAGATATATTTCTTTATTAATTTATTAAAATGAGACAATAAAATTTGTTAATTATTTAATTATATGCAAGAATGTTAGTGAATTAAATTTTGATAATTGCTGTCATCTATTCTACATTCTGTCTACAAAAAAAGCTGTTTCATTTTGAAACAGCTTACTATATTTATATAATCCTTACTTAGAATTTATCATCAGCAGTAGGGCCGTAAAGTCCAGGGACTTTGTTTCCGGTTGATCTTAAATAAACAACTAATTCCCCTCTGTGATGGTACAAATGATTATAAAGAAAGCCTCTTACCACCTGGATTCTTGGAGATGGCGGAAAAAGTACGTTTCCGTTCATTTCCATTTTCCACTCATTGAAATAAGTATTCTCATCCGAGTTTTCAAGAACTTTCTGTGCGTTGGCAACATTTTCTTCAAATTTTGCTAGGATATTTTCCGCTTTGGAAATATCTCCTTTGTCATACTTATACGCACCCATATCAAAAGTGTCCTGATTGAAAGTGGATTCGTACCAATTGTATACTTCAGCAATGTGAGAGGCTAACTGTCCGGTTGTCCAGTTTTTTTCAGACGGTTTCCAGTCTAATGCGCTGTCAGGGATTGCCTGTAAAATTTTTCTGGTGTTTTCAGCTTCGTGCAGAAATTCACCTAAAAGTGCCTGTTTAATCATTTGTATTGGGATTTAAAGATTTATTTTGTAATATCTCTTCCAATTACCAGTCTCTGGATCTCAGAAGTACCTTCACCAATTGTGCAAAGTTTAGAATCTCTATAGAACTTTTCAGCCGGGAAGTCTTTTGTATAACCGTATCCTCCGAAAATCTGAACTGCATTGTTGGAAATTCTTACACAAGCTTCAGAAGCATATAGTTTAGCCATAGCTCCTTCTTTTGTCATTTTCTGTTTTGCGTTTTTCAGGGTAGAAGCTCTCTGAATAAGAAGCTCAGCAGCATCAATTTCTGTAGCCATATCTGCAAGCATAAAGTTGATTGCCTGGAAATCTGAAATAGGCTTTCCGAACTGATGTCTTTCTTTTGCATATTTCAAAGCAGCTTTATAAGCTCCTCTTGCAGTACCTAAGCTTAGTGCAGCGATAGAAATTCTACCACCATCCAATACTTTCATAGCCTGCTTGAAACCTTCACCTACTTCTCCTAAACGGTGGGAATCCGGTACACGTACACTATCAAAGATTAATTCAGCTGTTTCTGAAGCACGCATTCCTAACTTATTTTCTTTTTTCCCGGAAGTAAACCCAGGCATTCCTTTTTCTAAAACAAAAGCTGTAGAGTTGTTTTTAGCACCTATTTCTCCTGTTCTTGTCATTACTACTGCAATATCTCCTGAAATAGCGTGAGTGATAAAGTTTTTAGCTCCGCTGATAACCCATTCGTCACCATCTTTTACAGCAGTAGTAGACATCCCTCCTGAATCTGAACCTGTATTGTGCTCTGTAAGACCCCAAGCTCCGATTACTTTTCCGGAAGCCAGCTGAGGAAGCCATTTGTGTCTTTGTTCTTCATTTCCAAATTCATAGATATGGTTGGTACAAAGTGAATTGTGTGCTGCTACAGAAAGACCGATAGATGGGTCAACCTGAGAAATTTCATCCAGAATAGTAACATACTCATGATAACCTAAACCGGAACCTCCATATTGTTCAGGAACAACAATTCCCATAAAACCCATCTCACCTAACTGGTGGAATAAGTCTTTTGGAAAAGTCTGGCTTTCATCCCACTCCATAATGTTCGGTCTGATGTTCTTTTCTGCAAATTCTCTAGCCGTCTCCGCTATCATTTTGATGTTGTCAATAGTCTCTGTATTCATATAATAATAGTTAGTGCCCAAAGATAACCAAATTGATGGAATGCTAAAATAATTATTTCATTCATACTATTTAAGCCATAATATGTTTAATTTTCAATTTTTTATAATTTCAGAATTAATGTTTTCTTAATAAAATATTCAGTCTTTTACGATTTTTATTTCACTATTTTGGTTCCCAATTTTTAAAGCATGAAAAAAATTTTACTTCCTATCATTTTAATTTCCTCTTCTATTTCTGCGCAGGCACCTGCCGGATATTATGATGGAACAGCAGGATTGACAGGATATGCTCTGAAGTCGAAACTTCACGATATTATTTCGGATAAAATGATCAACTGGCATTATGACGATCTGAAGGTGCTCTATAATCAAACTGATCTTGACAAATATTATGATCATGATGCTTCCAATACTCAGTACATGCTGGATATCTACTCGGAAATACCTTCGGGACCGGATGCTTATGAATACAAAGCAGATCAATTAATAGCTGGTGCAGGAGGAGAAGGTTTGGGCTATAACAGGGAACATATGATGCCGCAAAGCACATTCAGTACAAGTTCATCTATCAGTGATTATCCTATGTATTCGGATCTGAACTTTATTATTCCTGCTGATGCTTATATTAACCAGCGAAGGAATAATTATCCTTATGGAATAGGAAATAATACGAATCATTATATTTTTACCAATACTTCGAGGATATCCAATGCCGCAATTCCAAACTATCCATATACCGGAAGGGTTTACGAACCTATAAATGAGTTTAAAGGGGATATCGCAAGGACTTTATTGTACTTTGCCGTAAGATATGAGGGGAAACTGGGGTCATTTAACACCGCTTATACTACATCAGCAAACATAACACCGGCTACAGATCAGTGTCCGCTTGACGGAACCGAAGAAAGAGCCGTTGATCTTCCATATGTTGTCATGCTGAAGCAATGGAGTGCTGCAGATCCTGTTTCGCAAAGAGAAATTGACCGGAATAACGCCATCTATACCATACAGAAAAACAGAAATCCATTTATTGACCACCCTGAATGGATTGATATGATCTGGTCTGAAACGCCCGATAACGTTGCACCGGCAGCTCCGGGATCCTTGGCTTCAACGCAGCAGAATGCCTATTTTGTCAATTTGAACTGGACGGCTTCTCCTGATACCGATGTTTTAGGATACAGGGTTTATGTGAATGGTTCAGCAACACCGGTAGCTGTTACAAAAGGAACTTCTATAAGCATAGACCACCTGAGCCCTTCAACAACTTATACTTTTACAGTGAAGGCTTTTGATAAAGCATATCTGGAGTCTCCGTTCAGTAATACGGTGACAGCTTCAACAATTGCTTTGGATTCATTTGCTTCGGATCTTATGATTACAAAATATATATCAGGAACCAATACAGATTTCGTTAAGAATAATGCTCTGGAAATCGTTAATAAAACCGGACATGAGGTTAATTTAAATAATTACAGAATTAATATTCAGTTTAAAAACAATTCTTCAGGAGCTATTTATAGTGGTGATACCTATGAGCTGGAAGGTAAGGTTGGAAATAATGAAACTTTTGTTATTTTGAATCCAAAAGCTGCTTTATCATGCTATACCAATGATCAGGCAAGATTTGTTACAGCTTCTGATCCTATGCTGTTTGCAGGACAGAACTACGTGGAGCTTGCTTATAATAAAACGGTTACTATAGATGCCATTGGTGTAAAATATACTACCAATAATAATGGAAATGTGTCTTTATATAGAAAAAGTACCATCAATAAACCTGCAGATACATTTAATATGAGTGAATGGGATTCTTATCCGGCTAATTACTGTCAGAATCTGGGTGGCACATTGTCTACTGCAGAACTGATTACTGCCAATAATGAATTTACAATATATCCAAACCCGGTTTACAATGATCTTTATGTAAGCGGAACAACGGAAAAAATAAAAACAGCCCGAATTATAGATCTTTCCGGAAAAGTGATCTACACAGAGAAAGATCCTTTCAGAAATAAGAAAAGTATTTCGGTACAGGGAATTCCTACAGGATTGTATTTCTTGCAACTTGATGAGAAAGCACATCAGTTTATTAAAAGATAACAGGTGTAGGATCACCATGCTTTTTTAGTAACAAGTCTAAACCTCACATATTTTTAAAATCTGTGAGGTTTTATTTTTTAATAGGGGTGATGAGATTGCTTCGCTTTGCTCGCAATGACTGTTTTAGCCCTGATAGGAGCGGTTACCCCACAGCAGGAAGAGGCCTTTCGGCTGAGCTTAGGATGGCCGCCAAGGCGCGAGGAGTATGAGCGGATAGCAGGAAATAGCTTCTTACTTAAAAATAAAGTGAAAAATGTAGAGTTAAAGTAAACGTAATGAAAAAAGTTTTATCAGGTTTTTACATTTTCATATTTTTGTATTTTTTGGTAAAGGCTTAAAAACCTTATGGTTACTATATAATCGATATAAGCAGATTCACTAATAATCAATATCTATAAGTGTTTCTGCTTATATTTTTTATTTATAAGTAATTATGCTTATATTTGCAGTATGATAGCGGTCATTACCGGTGATATTATAAATTCACAGCATGCAGATACTGAAGTTTGGATTACCAGACTTAAAAATCTTCTCGAAAGATGGGGAAGTGCTCCTGGCACATGGGAAATCTACAGAGGAGATGAATTCCAGTTCAAATGCAATATTGATGACGTTTTCTGGCGGTTTCTAGCCATAAAATCTCTTATTAAAAGTCTGGAAAATTTAGATGTAAGAATGGCCATCGGTATTGGTGAAGAAAGTTTCTCTTCTGAGAAAATCACAGAATCCAATGGTACAGCTTATGTACATTCCGGAAGACTGCTTAATGACCTTAAAAATGACGGCCATACCGTTGCCATCAAAACATCCAGTGACCCGGTGGACAGGGATCTTAATATTCTGTTGAAATGGTCATCAAAAGATTTTGACAACTGGACTATGGCTACGGCTGAAATCATTCATGAAATGATCATGAATCAGGATATTACCCAGGAAGATCTTGCTAAAAGATTTGCTATTTCACAGTCTTCTATAAGCCAGAGACTGAAGAGAGCCAACTATGAGCTTATCGTGGAAACCAACCAGTATTTCAGAAAGAAAATCTCAGAACTATAGCATGATCTTTATTAAACTCATATTGGCACATCTACTCGGAGATTTTATACTTCAGCCAAATTCATGGGTTGCAGATAAGGAAAACTATAAACTAAAAAGTAAGTTTTTATACTTTCATATTCTGATTCACACTGCATTAAGTCTTATTTTACTTTGGGATCTGAAACTTTGGTGGGTAGCAGTTTTGGTGGGGATTACTCATTTCATTATTGATGCGGCCAAACTTACATTTCAAAATGTAAAGACTAAAAAAAGATGGTTTTTCATTGATCAGCTTCTGCATGTACTGGTAATTGGCGGAGTTTCCCTGTATTTTCAGGAATTCTGTTTCAGCTTTTTGCAGAATCAGGAATTTTTAAAGCTCATTATGGCTGCATTGTTTTTGACAACACCGGCTTCTATTTTTATCAAAATCTTATTGTCATCATGGACACCCGCTCCGGATGGCCCCAACACTATTCAAACCGAATCTTTATCAAGTGCCGGAAAATATATCGGAATTTTAGAACGTCTGCTGGTCTTCACTTTTATCATGGTGAATCACTGGGAAGGTGTAGGTTTCATGGTAGCTGCAAAATCTGTTTTCAGGTTCAGCGACCTTGCACAGGCAAAACAGAGAAAACTTACAGAATATGTATTAATTGGTACACTGCTGAGTTTTGGGCTGGCTGTCTTAACAGGAATAATAATAAAATAAATCAATAAATCTAACTACAATTTAGAAAGTAAAATTATGAGTCAAAAGAAAGAAATGTTGTACGAGGGGAAAGCAAAACAGGTATTTGCAACTGATAATCCTGATGAAGTAGTAGTACGTTTCAAAGACGATGCTACAGCATTTAACGCTCAAAAGAAAGGTCAGGTTGATCTTAAAGGGGAAATGAACAATGCAATCACAACCCTTATTTTTGAATACTTAAATGAAAAAGGAATCAAAACTCATTTCATCAAACAATTGGACGAAAGAGAGCAGCTGGTAAGAAAAGTATCTATCATTCCTTTGGAAATGGTGGTAAGAAATTACTCTGCAGGAAGTATGGCACAAAGATTAGGAGTTGAAGAGGGAATCAAATCTCCGGTAACAATCTTCGATATCTGCTACAAAAAAGACGAATTGGGAGATCCGCTTATCAACGATCACCATGCTGTTTTCTTGGGAGCTGCTACTTACGAAGAGCTTGACGAAATGTACGAATTGACTTCGGATATCAATGAAATCCTGATCGACCTGTTTGACAAAATCAACATCATCCTGGTAGATTTTAAAATCGAATTAGGTAAAACTTCAGACGGTGAAATTATCCTGGCTGACGAGATTTCTCCTGATACATGCAGACTTTGGGATAAAGATACTATGAAAAAATTAGATAAAGACAGATTCAGAAGAGACTTAGGAGAAGTTACTGAAGCTTATGTAGAAATCTACAACCGTCTTAAAAATCTTTTACAGAAATAAGATTTCAGAGAAAGTATGTTTCTGTAAAACAATTTGTTATTTAAAACAAAAATTAAAAACTGAAGTTAACTTAGACTAATTTCTAACATCTAATATCTAACTTCTAATCATTAGAAAAAATAGAAATGAAAAGTTTAGACATTCATAAAAGTGAATATTTAAAACAGTTTGAAACCCAGACTTACGGAAGAAATCTTTTCAGAACTCAGGAAGAGGAAAGACTGGATGCTCCCAATGAAGAGTGTGGGATCTTCGGATTGTATTCGGATAATGATCTGGATACTTTCTCTCTTTCGCAGTTCGGGCTTTTTGCGTTACAGCACAGAGGCCAGGAAGCTTGTGGTATCTCCGTTTTAAAAGACGGAAGAATCACCAATATGAAAGATGAAGGACTGGTTTTAGATGTTTATAAAGAAATTCAGGAACCTGAAACTTTTATGGGAAATTCTGCAATTGGGCATACCCGTTATACCACTGCAGGAGATAAAAAGAAATATAATTTCCAGCCATTTTTCGCGAAAAACGAATATGACCAGATTATACTTTCTATAGCACACAACGGTAACCTTACCAATGCGAAAGAATTAAAACAAGAATTAGAGGCTGAAGGCGTAGTCTTCAGAGCTACATCTGATTCTGAGGTGATCCTGAGACTGATCCAGAAAAACCTTGATTTAGGTCTTCGTGGAGCTATTAAAGCAACAATGGAAAAGATTGAAGGAGCTTATTCCGTAGTGGGGATGACCAGAAATAAATTCTTTGCATTCAGAGATTTCAACGGAATCCGTCCATTGGTTTTGGGAGCTATTGATGAAAGATCTTATGTAGTAGCTTCAGAATCTGTGGCATTGGATGCTGTAGGAGCTCAATATGTACGTGATATCCTTCCTGGTGAGATCATTTATACCAATGAAAACGAACCTGGAAAACTTCATTCTTATATGATGGATGAGGCAAAAGGAAAGCAGAGAATCTGTTCTTTTGAATATATCTACTTTGCAAGACCTGACTCTACCTTAGAAAACATCAATGTATATGAGATCAGAGAAAAATCTGGGGAGAAAATCTGGGAACAGGCTCCTATAGAGGCTGATCTGGTTATTGGAGTTCCGGATTCCGGAGTTCCTGCTGCCATTGGTTTCTCTAAAGCTTCAGGAATCCCTTTCCGTCCTGTTTTGATTAAAAACAGATATATCGGAAGAAGTTTCATTGTTCCTACACAGGAAATGAGAGAAAGGGTAGTGAACCTTAAACTGAATCCAATCATCTCTGAGATGAAGGATAAGAAAGTAGTGATCATTGATGACTCTATCGTTCGAGGAACAACATCGAAGAGACTTGTTAAAATTCTAAAAGATGCAGGAGTAAAGGAAATTCACTTTAGAAGTGTTTCTCCGCCTATCATTGCCCCATGTTATCTTGGAATTGATACTCCGTCTAAAGATGATCTGATCTCAGCTAATATGACCACAGAAGAACTTAAAAATTATTTGGGCGTAGATTCCTTAGAATTTTTAAGCATTGATAATCTGAAAGAAATTTTAGGATCTGCAAACCACTGCTTCGGATGCTTTACAGAAGAATATCCTGTAGAAAAAGGAGAAGAGGTAGATTTATTCAATTAACTTCTTTATTGAAAGCATAA is a genomic window containing:
- the purF gene encoding amidophosphoribosyltransferase, with amino-acid sequence MKSLDIHKSEYLKQFETQTYGRNLFRTQEEERLDAPNEECGIFGLYSDNDLDTFSLSQFGLFALQHRGQEACGISVLKDGRITNMKDEGLVLDVYKEIQEPETFMGNSAIGHTRYTTAGDKKKYNFQPFFAKNEYDQIILSIAHNGNLTNAKELKQELEAEGVVFRATSDSEVILRLIQKNLDLGLRGAIKATMEKIEGAYSVVGMTRNKFFAFRDFNGIRPLVLGAIDERSYVVASESVALDAVGAQYVRDILPGEIIYTNENEPGKLHSYMMDEAKGKQRICSFEYIYFARPDSTLENINVYEIREKSGEKIWEQAPIEADLVIGVPDSGVPAAIGFSKASGIPFRPVLIKNRYIGRSFIVPTQEMRERVVNLKLNPIISEMKDKKVVIIDDSIVRGTTSKRLVKILKDAGVKEIHFRSVSPPIIAPCYLGIDTPSKDDLISANMTTEELKNYLGVDSLEFLSIDNLKEILGSANHCFGCFTEEYPVEKGEEVDLFN